A DNA window from Parabacteroides johnsonii DSM 18315 contains the following coding sequences:
- a CDS encoding DUF3945 domain-containing protein: MEQKKKKQEDVLVVRDEKTGEISVVAGLDGKGYPKTKPAKPEHSQDFLRFDRHGDVIDNFFKNFYRQCKEPTRFGFYRVAADAVDTLLPVIKDFLKDPVANAEILASHKVDTAKYQQQAETENVKQENNDNEPIKKTEEMEKKEELKQEKDVQQPQVAETQEATAQPKPNLIADGDVDWAELRKCGIDKEQLSEKDMKALMNYGKTGLVTVKPTFGYESYELQARLSFQKAEDGKLKLTPHFIRNEPRLDIPHRGYTFTDEDKKTLKRTGNLGKLVNFANEKTGEIKPHYISIDRLTNEIVDIPADKVRIPNKIGQTHLSKEEQDILRAGLPLPKEVTLSNGRKFQALLQVNADKRDVEFVPGQQRQQQAQRQGKPQEKPDAQGQKQDNNGEGQRRNRSWTNEDGSIRPIKKWKDDTFTDQQIADYVAGKTVVLANAKDDQGQPCTKYLKFNFEKGRPLTYSQNPDLAQTVAPSNESRTQLAVNNEGKTNEATKHVKEPLQQGQTAPKDDVQQKQQTKKSKGMKVS; this comes from the coding sequence ATGGAACAGAAAAAGAAAAAGCAAGAGGACGTGCTGGTCGTCCGCGACGAAAAGACGGGCGAAATCAGCGTGGTTGCCGGGCTGGACGGCAAGGGCTATCCCAAGACGAAGCCCGCGAAGCCGGAACACTCGCAGGACTTCCTGCGCTTCGACCGCCACGGGGACGTGATTGACAATTTCTTCAAGAACTTCTACCGCCAGTGCAAGGAGCCGACACGCTTCGGCTTCTACCGGGTGGCGGCGGATGCGGTGGACACGCTGCTACCCGTTATTAAGGACTTTCTGAAAGACCCCGTGGCAAACGCGGAGATACTTGCCTCGCACAAGGTGGACACCGCCAAGTACCAACAACAAGCAGAAACAGAGAATGTGAAACAAGAGAACAATGACAACGAACCCATCAAAAAGACAGAAGAAATGGAAAAGAAAGAAGAACTGAAACAAGAGAAAGATGTTCAGCAGCCACAGGTAGCTGAAACACAAGAAGCCACGGCACAGCCAAAGCCGAACCTGATAGCGGACGGCGACGTGGACTGGGCGGAACTGCGCAAGTGCGGCATTGACAAGGAGCAACTTTCGGAAAAGGACATGAAAGCCCTGATGAACTACGGCAAGACGGGGCTGGTAACGGTGAAGCCGACCTTCGGCTATGAGAGCTACGAATTGCAAGCCCGATTGTCCTTCCAGAAGGCGGAGGACGGCAAGCTGAAGCTGACACCCCACTTCATCCGAAACGAGCCGCGCCTTGACATCCCCCACAGAGGCTACACGTTCACCGACGAGGACAAGAAGACGTTGAAACGCACGGGCAACCTCGGCAAGCTCGTCAACTTCGCCAACGAGAAGACGGGAGAAATCAAGCCCCACTACATCAGCATCGACCGTTTGACAAATGAAATCGTGGACATCCCCGCCGACAAGGTGCGCATCCCGAACAAAATCGGGCAGACCCATCTTTCAAAAGAGGAACAGGATATCCTCCGTGCGGGACTGCCCTTGCCCAAGGAAGTGACGCTTTCCAACGGACGCAAGTTCCAAGCCCTGTTGCAGGTGAACGCCGACAAGCGCGACGTGGAGTTTGTGCCGGGGCAACAGAGACAGCAACAGGCACAGCGTCAAGGAAAACCGCAGGAAAAGCCAGACGCACAGGGGCAGAAACAGGACAACAACGGTGAGGGCCAACGCCGCAACCGCTCGTGGACGAATGAGGACGGGAGCATCCGCCCCATCAAGAAATGGAAGGACGACACGTTTACCGACCAACAGATTGCCGACTATGTAGCGGGCAAGACGGTAGTGCTCGCCAACGCGAAGGACGACCAAGGACAGCCCTGCACAAAGTACCTGAAGTTCAACTTCGAGAAAGGCCGTCCGCTGACCTACTCGCAGAACCCCGACCTCGCACAGACCGTCGCGCCGTCCAACGAGAGCCGTACACAGCTTGCCGTGAACAACGAGGGGAAGACCAACGAAGCGACCAAGCACGTGAAAGAGCCGTTGCAGCAGGGTCAGACCGCCCCGAAGGACGATGTGCAGCAAAAGCAGCAGACCAAGAAATCCAAAGGCATGAAGGTGTCCTGA
- a CDS encoding type IA DNA topoisomerase, which produces MITILAEKPSVAREIARIVGAMKREEGYFTGNGYHVTWALGHLVQLALPDGYGIKGFRRDSLPVIPENFELIPRQVKTDKGYKADAAAVKQIKVITKLWNESDGIIVATDCAREGELIFRYLYAYIGCTLPFRRLWISSLTDAAIRKGLKELKDGREYDNLYQAAKARSEADWLVGINGTQALSVAAGRGTYSVGRVQTPTLAMVCQRFWENKRFQPEPVHQLHFTTPSVNTSEVVKFASVEKWKDKEEAATLYNKVKEQMAATVTKVEKKEKVENPPLLYDLTTLQKEANTKHGFTAEQTLALVQKLYEAKLVTYPRTSSRYIPEDVFDEVPLLFDRLAGHSSFAEKIEALDKLNRRSVDASKVTDHHALLVTPNRPLALYKDEQLIYDMIVGRMIEAFSSECVKDTTTVRAECAGVAFETKGCIVRKAGWRSVYGEDKEDTVLPGWKEGDTLAMNGCSMSSGMTRPKPLHTESTLLAAMETAGREGVEDEEVRQALKDCGIGTPATRAAIIETLLKREYMVRVKKSLVPTEKGLALYSIVRGMDIADVEMTGRWEEELAEIEKGRTPHEAFIRDIEGYTRKITTELLASDKLFGHKASGCVCPKCGTGTMQFYGKVVRCDNPDCALPVFRQMAGRTLTDAEMNDLLTQGRTGVLGGFKSRQGKPFSAMVTFDADFNTKFVFPEAKSVKKSTYRKGGRK; this is translated from the coding sequence ATGATTACCATATTGGCAGAAAAACCAAGCGTCGCCCGTGAGATAGCACGGATTGTCGGCGCGATGAAAAGGGAAGAAGGATATTTCACCGGGAACGGCTACCACGTGACATGGGCGTTGGGGCATCTGGTGCAGCTCGCCCTGCCCGACGGGTACGGCATCAAGGGCTTCCGGCGTGACAGCCTGCCCGTCATCCCTGAAAACTTTGAACTCATACCCCGACAGGTAAAAACGGACAAGGGCTACAAGGCGGACGCGGCGGCGGTGAAGCAAATCAAGGTTATAACCAAGCTGTGGAACGAGAGCGACGGCATCATCGTAGCGACCGACTGCGCCCGTGAAGGGGAACTGATATTCCGCTATCTGTATGCCTATATAGGCTGCACCCTGCCGTTCCGACGGCTGTGGATAAGCTCGCTGACCGATGCCGCCATCCGCAAGGGGCTGAAAGAACTGAAGGACGGGCGCGAGTATGATAACCTCTATCAAGCCGCCAAAGCCCGCAGCGAAGCCGACTGGCTGGTGGGCATCAACGGCACACAGGCGTTGTCGGTAGCCGCCGGACGCGGCACGTATTCCGTGGGACGGGTGCAGACACCCACGCTGGCGATGGTCTGCCAACGGTTTTGGGAGAACAAGCGTTTCCAGCCCGAACCGGTACACCAGCTCCATTTCACCACGCCGTCGGTAAACACGAGTGAGGTCGTGAAGTTCGCCTCGGTGGAGAAATGGAAGGACAAGGAGGAAGCCGCTACCCTATATAATAAGGTGAAGGAGCAAATGGCGGCAACCGTTACCAAAGTCGAAAAGAAGGAGAAGGTGGAGAACCCTCCGCTCCTGTACGACCTGACCACGCTGCAAAAGGAGGCGAACACGAAGCACGGCTTCACGGCGGAGCAGACGCTCGCCCTTGTGCAGAAGCTCTACGAGGCGAAGCTCGTCACCTATCCGAGAACATCCAGCCGCTACATCCCGGAGGACGTGTTTGATGAAGTGCCCCTGCTGTTTGACCGTCTGGCGGGGCATTCCTCCTTTGCAGAGAAGATTGAAGCCTTGGACAAACTGAACCGCCGCAGCGTGGACGCCTCGAAAGTGACCGACCACCACGCGCTGTTGGTGACACCCAACCGTCCGCTGGCACTCTACAAGGACGAGCAGCTTATCTACGACATGATTGTGGGGCGCATGATAGAGGCATTCTCTTCGGAATGTGTCAAGGACACGACCACCGTCCGTGCGGAGTGTGCAGGCGTGGCGTTCGAGACGAAAGGCTGCATCGTGCGCAAGGCGGGCTGGCGGTCGGTCTATGGCGAGGACAAGGAGGACACCGTATTGCCCGGCTGGAAGGAAGGCGACACGCTGGCGATGAACGGCTGTTCGATGAGTTCGGGCATGACGCGCCCGAAGCCGCTGCACACCGAAAGCACCCTGCTGGCGGCGATGGAGACCGCCGGACGCGAGGGCGTGGAGGACGAGGAAGTGCGGCAGGCGTTGAAGGACTGCGGCATCGGCACGCCTGCCACCCGTGCCGCCATCATCGAGACCCTGCTCAAAAGGGAGTACATGGTGCGCGTGAAGAAGTCGCTCGTGCCGACGGAGAAAGGGCTCGCCCTGTATTCCATCGTCAGGGGCATGGACATCGCCGACGTGGAAATGACGGGACGCTGGGAGGAGGAACTGGCGGAGATAGAAAAAGGCAGGACGCCGCACGAGGCGTTCATCCGCGACATCGAGGGCTATACCCGTAAGATAACCACGGAACTGCTCGCCTCGGACAAGCTGTTCGGGCACAAGGCATCGGGCTGTGTCTGCCCCAAGTGTGGCACGGGCACGATGCAGTTCTACGGCAAGGTGGTGCGCTGCGACAACCCGGACTGCGCCCTGCCTGTGTTCCGCCAAAT